The Glycine soja cultivar W05 chromosome 8, ASM419377v2, whole genome shotgun sequence genome has a window encoding:
- the LOC114420884 gene encoding zinc-finger homeodomain protein 2-like → MEFQKHHEEAELGLPTAVAATNYEEFGMPLNHDEQEPVVEVIPMAVPMAVPVAPPTNIVAQNSGKGKYQECLKNHAVSIGKHIIDGCIEFLPGGEEGTLEALKCVVCNCHRNFHRKETHDTYSVPFHHHHPPLPPPVPFAAYYHTPPGYPHMTGHQRAMLAHPSLSGGGGPQPPLEDLEDSDPTSGATTHDGSGSSSKKRFRTKFTQHQKDKMLVFAEKLGWRMQKNDDSVVQEFCSEIGVQRHVLKVWMHNNKHTLGKKP, encoded by the coding sequence ATGGAATTTCAGAAGCATCATGAGGAAGCTGAGCTTGGGCTGCCCACAGCAGTAGCAGCAACGAACTATGAAGAGTTTGGAATGCCACTGAATCACGACGAACAAGAGCCAGTGGTGGAAGTGATACCAATGGCGGTGCCAATGGCGGTTCCAGTGGCACCACCCACCAACATTGTGGCCCAAAACAGTGGCAAGGGAAAGTACCAAGAATGCCTCAAGAACCACGCTGTCTCAATCGGCAAACACATTATCGACGGATGCATCGAGTTCCTGCCGGGGGGTGAGGAGGGCACCCTGGAAGCGCTAAAATGCGTTGTGTGCAACTGCCACCGAAACTTCCATCGTAAGGAGACCCACGACACCTACTCAGTGcccttccaccaccaccacccacCGCTGCCACCCCCAGTGCCATTTGCAGCTTACTATCATACCCCGCCGGGGTACCCACACATGACGGGGCACCAACGTGCCATGCTGGCACACCCGTCCTTGTCAGGAGGAGGTGGGCCCCAGCCCCCCTTGGAAGACCTGGAGGACTCAGACCCTACGAGTGGTGCCACCACTCATGATGGGTCTGGGTCGAGCAGCAAAAAACGCTTCAGGACCAAATTTACCCAGCATCAGAAAGACAAGATGTTGGTCTTCGCTGAGAAACTCGGGTGGAGGATGCAAAAGAATGATGACAGCGTCGTGCAAGAGTTTTGCTCCGAAATCGGTGTTCAACGTCATGTGCTAAAGGTGTGGATGCATAATAACAAGCACACCTTAGGTAAGAAGCCCTAG